AGAGTCTTTGTGTTTCAGAATCGTCCCTCAGTGATCACATGCGCCCCAGCAAACAACCGCAACTGCAACCTGTCTCACTGTACAGTCTCCCACAACGGCTGCTCCAACTTCACCAATAACTACAGGAGAAGCAACAGTGAGTACACGTTTGCAAATGCATTTGCAACAGCAATGCGCATCCCAGAGAGAAAACAGCTCATACTCTCCACGTTTAGATGTAAATGTATAGTAGTGATGCTAGTAATGCTAGGGTTCATCTGTTTTTATAGCGGAACAGTTGTTATGATAGCGTTTAAACATGCTTAATTACAATCTTATCTGTTATCTCTGTACCCACAGAGTCACTTGAGGCCTTGGCcaataaaacatttgttttctttttccttcatgttttttgtgggtttttatgATCCCAGTGAAATCTCTATGATCTCATTGAGGTTAACAGTGAAGTTTAAAAtgttgatttaaaaagaaaacctgcAATAAAAAAGTAAACTCACATGCACATTAAAACAAATTGCCTGCTGaccatttctttgtattttagttttttgttgttgttgtttttaaactaaaattgtaactaaaaaccttttttctcttcttcttgcaTAAGCCAACACAGTGTGTGACCCTGTGATTGAGGAACATTTCCGTCGCAGCCTTGGGAAAAACTACAAGGAGCCCGAGCCCACCGCCACCAACTCGGTGTCCATCACGGGCTCGGTGGATGACCACTTCGCCAAGGCGCTCGGCGAAACCTGGCTGCAGATCAAAAACAAAGGGAGTCCCTCGTCATCTGGCAGCAGCCCAAACTCCTCCCCTGACAGTCGCATGGTCAATCACAACCACTCCCCTTCTGTCGTCTCTTGAAGGGGGTTGGATAGACCCCAGTTTTCCCAATCCTTATCCTGGCTCTAACATCCATGCCCCCATCACTTTGGTCTGTCACCAGCATCCCAGAGGGAATGCTTGTCTGCTGGTCTGCTAAAAATATCTAAAACCCTCAAGCCCGCTCTCTCACTGTGCACTCATAGAGGATCAATCGAGCAATAACAACACAGTCATTTTTCCCATCTGTCCTCTGGTATGCTAATGCCAGACAATCAGTAATGAGTGATGAGGGTTTAGCCTGGAGCTTAGGTGGAGCATGAGCTTGCTCCTTCCAGTCATACATCATCCTGCATGTCAAGCTTGGAGCTGAGCAAGTGTCTGTAGTTATATGTAAATACGGAGAGAACGGAAAAGGAGgtgttttaattattaattttttttccttttcttctttgttgttatttttctttaacgGTAGTTTTGTGTACTTGCTTCTGAGTTATGCAATGCCCGACGTTTCAAAGGAAAGATGAGCGAGAAACACTTTGGAGAAAATGAACATAAACCACCTGACTGTTCTACCAAAGAAACCTCAGACGCTGATGTTTATCCATGCCCACCTcggaaacaaaacaacaaaaagccaTCTTGCAATCACCTCCCtctgtttttatcttctttCATCCTCTCACCTGCCTTCCCCCTCTCCCCCCCCCTTcacttttcctctctctcttctgtGTATGTGTTCTCGTGGTTTTGTTACTGTATGTGTATACTTAAGTGATCGACTCGGTCTGATTTGCACTACTGCCGTAGAGAGTAAAGCGTGGCATGTCATTTTGCAATCTGGCACTGAACACACTGGGACGGATGAGGCTGACTTTGAGACGATGGCATATTATCCCAACTTTTGTTGGAACAGCCATTTTTGCATCCCATTAACTCCTCTCTGAAATCTACCCGTGCACATTTCCACCCCAGCGCTGGTAGAAAAGCGTGAACAAGGTCATTATCCATTATTTATTGAAAGCACTTAGGAAAATTTAAACATGCCTTTATGGGGTTGGGCAGTAGACGCATGAATCACAGCAAGCTTTTGACTAGCGTTTGTCCATGCTTCATCACTGAAACTTCGGTAGTGAAGCTGTtagctgaaaacacacacataggTGAAAAACTTCAGATACTGGGTGATTCAAACAGCCACCAGCACTTCACTACAGCGTGGTTATATTGAGAGCTGCAAGtattaatataaataaagaGAGAAGTTATTGGAGGGACTTAAAAATTTACCATCCACCATTAGTCACCAAACTGCTACATCATATTGTGAGAACAAGGTTATAAGTAGGTTGAATTAAACACTAGAATTGCAGCTTGCAGATTTGGTCTAATGTGGCCATAAGATGTGTAAATATCAATGTTTGTATGTGGTTTATACAGATGCTTAAAAAGCAAAAGACCCCTCGGTTTGATCCTGGGAGGTATTATATTTTAACGTGTCATGCTGCCCAGTCCTCTGGTATCGGCTCTACCCACATCCAGATTCTTATTTAAGCAGTGCTGATTTGTATCGAACAATAAAAACTGTTGGCTTTCAGTTTAAGAGCACAGTCaggttaaaaatgaaaaaaccaTCAGCTACTGTGATGTTCATGGCCATCACAACCATAATGAGAGGAGATTAGGGTTGAAAACACTGACCGAGTGTGTTGACGGCTGGGCTTTGCCGAACGACGTGCTTTGATGTGTTTCACGGGCTTAACTGCTGACAGTGATGAGGGGATAGATGACGCTGCATGTCACTTTGtggttgaaagaaaaaaaagtctggtTTCTCGACCGGGGGAGAGAAGATTTTTCAGATCTCTTCAAACAcacctttgtttttgttgtttttttagggGGGGGGTTTGGTCTCTTTGATCACGGGTGTAGTAATTATATTTGGCATACACCCTGCTGtccttccctccctctcctACACACTGTGGTTTGGTAGATTTCTACAAGGTTTTAAGGGTAAATTAAtgcatgttgttttgtttttgtttgttttttaatagctGGTATCTATTAGTGTTTTTAGCAtttcaaacataacttttattAGCCTTTTCATTCAGACGTTAGTTGTTACTTCTTTCGTTGTCAGTAACAGACATAGACACTATACACTCACTGCTGGGTCAGTTGTACTCcatattgttattgttattattacaattttgtatttttttttgttttgttgttttccatTACTAGCAGTATGGTAACAAACATCTATAGTGGGACAGCCTCCGGACAGGCTCTGTTAAATGATGAGAGCTCCGTTTCCTAAAATCATCTCAACCCAGCAGACGATCAGCTCACCCCCGCAGCAGAGTGACGATCGTCTTAGGGTTTAGTTGGGTTTGGGATCCAAAGCTCATTAAGGTTTTCTTAAGATGTTGATCCATCAGTGGTACAGGATGCTACAAACTTCAGCTTGACTGAGCTGAGAcaccacacaaacagcaaaaagTCAGCGGGGTCTTGTTTTCTCCAAAAGCATCTGAGCATCTAGCCTGTTCAGCTGCCATCACTACCTTCGCAGGCTTCGGATGCTTTTGGGAAGCAGGGTTTGTTTACAAGAAGAGTTGGTTCGCGATGGCTCTCAAACATCTTGTTGACGCATAAAAGTGTCTTAAAGTTACGGCACTAAAAAGACGACATTACGGAAATAGCATTGGCAGACCTAGCAGAGAGACGCTAGAGAACAAAACACTTGGCTGATAATTAGTTATCTGAATTTATGGTGTGACGTTTCACCCCGTTCAACCTCCATCAGCTGACTTTTTGTGTTCCGACTTGGTGTCCAGaccttttttataaatatatatgtataaatacatatttctctctttcttttctgaaCTTAAACTAGAGTGCTGCAGTCTAAGGAAATGAATTTTACTCTGCAAAGCAACCTGCGCCGAGGTGGCATACATTCCTGCTGTAGGCAACTTTGTACAGGCCTCAACGCATTCGCTATCTTTATATCAACAGGCGGAGCTAATAAGTAGTGAGGGCTACTTGTCCCCGTCCCCTCCCAACAACATCTCTTGTGTCTTTGCCCGAATTAAAAGGTGTCCCCATTTGcctttttttaagaaataaattGGTCATAGTGAAGAATAAAAGATAAAGAGAATAAAGGAACAACTGAATTTTAATTTTTGAGGACATTTAGTGGTCCGATTTAGAGAACTTGGGGTCTTACTAGCCGTCAGTGAAAACATTACTCACCCTGCGTTAAAACTACAGACTGACTTAAAGTCTCTGAGCTAAGGCAGATAGGTGGTGAGGTTTTGATTCGTTGGCTTTGTGTAATTTGTGTCAAGAACGGCAAGTACGTACATTAGAGTTCTGTACCGCGTCCTAAAGCGTCTACACATTCCAGTCTCAGCTATCAGAACAAGCCTAGAACTAGATGATGGAAGTTCTACAATGTTACCCGAGATTCACATTTAACTGGAGTTCTGTCATGTACCTGTGCTTTCTGTGACCAGTTTCGAGTGGATTGGGTTGGTGGTTTTTCGCAGGCAGAGTGTTGGGGCGGGAGGCTGAGCTTTCAGAAGCTGAGCTTTTGTAAGCGCGACCTGTGAGCCAGGACATGTTCACCGGCCACTCAGCGTTGCCTCTCCCCCCACCTCTCAGATTCAGGCAGCCTGTATGCAGTCAGTAACACCTTAACACGAGGGAAATGGGCTCGGTGTCCAGaggattttgtttttcctcttattCTTTCTTGTTATCATTTCACTACCACCCTGTAGGTAGGCTCTCTTTATGCTTTGGCACACACTCCCTACGCACTGTAGGAAAATCACttaataaaaaatacttttttataaTAGGTAAACTATAAGACCATCATTACGCTGTGCGTAACGAatgtacagagaaaaaaaatcgtaGGTATTTTTTGAGGAACAATGAATTTGTTAATGATATGTAgctatttaattgtttttttccctgtccTTATATTGTAAtcattgcattttcttttttttgtgaaaaagtTGATCTTTTTTGTTTATAGAGTTTGTCTTGTTAGAGTAAAGGTTCAAGTGCAGGAGCACAGAAAACGTGTGAAACCACAGTAAGCCACAGGTGTGTCGGTGACAATCGCTACTTCCATTGGTCCCCATGGTGTTTCGATCATGTGACTTCAGAGACATTTGAACAAGACTTACCAGTAAGCCAAGACAAAGTTTGTTTTGCGGGCCTTTAGAGCAATTTGCATGTTTTGCGTTGTTGGAAGATTTTGCCTGTAGCCCATTCTGTCTTGCTTGCCATTTCCAaaagagttcattttaaaaaaatataagcaAAACAATATAAGTCCCCATTAGTCATGGGCTAGCAGGCAGGTACAATTTCAAACAGCACGTAAGCAATAGTCTTTTTTTCATGACTTTTTTCGTCTATGGATGGGAAATGAGTGAAGTAAAACTATCAGTCAGCATTTGTTGAATTTGCTGTTGGAAGTGATTAAACTGTAGATTGTTTTTGTGCTGCGGATCATCTGCTTTGGTGCCAGGCAGCGAGGCGTAGATGATCTAAGAAGCAAATGAGTTCTGGGGATGTCACTCCTAAATATGTCACCACAGTTCCCATCTGTTGAAGTCGTTTTGCATTCTTAATCAAGTTAACATGAAAATTGAGCAAATAAATCAAAGAGGAGTCTGTCTTTACTCGGACTGCACCACATTTTCCAGGTCTTTTTTGAAGTGGAAGTAGCATGTACTTAATGGTAGTAATACTCTGAACTGTAATAAAATTTCTATCAAGATTTGTGGCTCTGTGTCTCCTACTTAAAAGGTTTTGGCAGGCCACCTTTTTTGTACGTTAAAGTAGCCTTGATGAACaataaagtgcttttaaaccACAGTCTGACTGTGTGGGTTTTTGTCTTGTAATTGTTTggtgtgtttgtgcttgtgAAATGGTTACGAGAGTTGCTTGAAAAGCGACAAACAGCTTTTTGGAAAGATTGAGCTAAAGTAAGAAGGATATTGTTGCATAGCGACATAAACCTCACAGATGTTAATACAGAAATAATGGATTttattccagtttttttttaatacagaaGAGAAAAACAGCTCAGAGATTAATCAGAAAACAAACCGGATCCTTTCTCGAGTCAGTCTCAGTCACTTTCATAAATATCCAAGCATTTGTTAAAATGTACATGTGAATACACTGAATACATTGCGAATCACTGCAGATGAGACTTCCAGGACAATGCAGaggtaaaaataaacacacaaaaaacagttACACAAACATGTACATGCATCAACACCAACAAACCAAGAGCAACAGTTTCCACAGTTCTAATTATATCACAGTAACACATCTGTATGCAAGTCCTCTCTGAGTGAACGCTTCATAGCAACAAAGCTGGTTTAAGCATCACTTCTACTGTACGTGTCACAGCCTCTAATCAAAAGACCCAAAAAATGGACGAATCTGCagaattgtattttattttcaaaacttATCCGAAGCTCTTTCTCAAACTGAATGAGTGAACAGATGTCGTAACTGCCTTGCCAAAGATCTCTCGAGTAAAATCATTAAATGTGTTGATGCAGAGACCTTGGGAGTGGATTGAAACTGTGGCACTTCAGAGAGGTTTCTTGGTGTTTTTAGACTCTTTAGTTCCAATATTTTTTGcaggttttgttgtgtttttgttcaggGACTTAAAGTGTTTAGACAACAGCAGGTGATAAGAACAGGTACATTCTTTAGTAAGTTCAACAGTTTTACAtatcaaaagcaaaacaaatcaaaacttGTTCAggctttcagtttttgttttgttgtctttttcttAATTGCTTATTATTTAATTAGATTACTTCCCAGCTCTGAAGATCCGGGTCATCTTGAATCCAAATGAGGACTATTAGGAATTCTAAAGCTTTTTAACAGCCTTTTTAAagcgtttatttatttatttggtcaTGTGCTTGGTGTTGATTACGTAAACAACTTGGTCTTTGTAAATACAGGATTtattttagaaaaaagaaagtaaaaagtatggATGGATGTGTTTAGTCCTTCTGAGTGCTTGCTCCGCCAGTTTTTCAGATGCTCTCATCATCGCTCATGTCCCAAATCTGatgagaaagacaaaaaacaggaaaaaaaaaaaaaaaaatcagcaaagacaaaaagagacaaaattaaCACATCAGTTATGTTTGTGTTAAAGGGATTCCTGTAGGGATGGGTAGAGGAGCTCTCAGGAGACACTGATCAATGATGCAActtcaaacatttaaaagcttAAAAACTTTGCTTACTATTCAGGTTCTTGTATCTACAAATGAGCTGAGCaaagatattttaaaatgtgtctTGCAGAAGTGCACTTGCTAGCGTGCATTGCCATTTGACCATATTGCAAAGCCTATCTGCACAACCAGCACTGATTGTTAAATCATTCTGCAGTAATATCTTTTACAGGAAGTTTCTGCTAtaacccaaaaaaaaaaagagtgagccCTGGAACACATGCTATGTTCCCCATGGGGTTCTGGTGCCTGTACTGTGAAATATCTTCACCGTATATAtttccatcatcatcattgttGTCATCTGGCATAACTAATTGGAACCACTAAACCATAGGTGGTCACACCATGGTCAGTCAACCAGGGTTTCCAAATCTAGCAGTAAGAGGACTGAAGCATAAATTGACCAATCGTAATCATGGACACAGAGTTTCTCACAAGAACAACAAGCTATGGTCCAAAACAAATATGAGGAATTTAAAACTAagaaaagctggaaaaaaatgCCAACAATGTGAATGTTTATGCTTATCATCACTTCAGTCATCTGTATACCTGACAACAGTGAGTAGCCTACTTATGTCTATGAACACATTCATTCAGCAAGACATTAACACAGGATGggcaattaattttcccaagCTAAGCTAAACTCGACTCTGCTTGATATCAATTTTATCTCTTTTTAA
This genomic interval from Oreochromis niloticus isolate F11D_XX linkage group LG5, O_niloticus_UMD_NMBU, whole genome shotgun sequence contains the following:
- the vgll4b gene encoding transcription cofactor vestigial-like protein 4b isoform X5, which translates into the protein MDENEHVAKMSRLFAAQLKPNGDYRSSPGSKDRSRSPIERVVVPGALGVPSNHMYSHPHHLHLASLATMDQPLALTKNSMVESARSNTAAMATVLHTVSTVERQQNRPSVITCAPANNRNCNLSHCTVSHNGCSNFTNNYRRSNTNTVCDPVIEEHFRRSLGKNYKEPEPTATNSVSITGSVDDHFAKALGETWLQIKNKGSPSSSGSSPNSSPDSRMVNHNHSPSVVS
- the vgll4b gene encoding transcription cofactor vestigial-like protein 4b isoform X4, whose protein sequence is MISECILLCRLPVCLRMWPKPNGDYRSSPGSKDRSRSPIERVVVPGALGVPSNHMYSHPHHLHLASLATMDQPLALTKNSMVESARSNTAAMATVLHTVSTVERQQNRPSVITCAPANNRNCNLSHCTVSHNGCSNFTNNYRRSNTNTVCDPVIEEHFRRSLGKNYKEPEPTATNSVSITGSVDDHFAKALGETWLQIKNKGSPSSSGSSPNSSPDSRMVNHNHSPSVVS